In Cydia pomonella isolate Wapato2018A chromosome 1, ilCydPomo1, whole genome shotgun sequence, one genomic interval encodes:
- the LOC133517995 gene encoding glucose transporter type 1 isoform X1: protein MRQSCHRLLEHQQAGEEEPPLYSPIDRISVVPDHVAREADSKLTRYATTEEDEATLRELLLSLQRQVSVMSMNLSQKLDDLQRGDRQLETTVALCEIRTQLQELTKSVESCQSEVSEVKRDMVAIKQELDTVQQVKEEIEELREYVDRLEEHSQRRKLRLLEQGLTFFLSYAILAAVLGMLQFGYNTGVINAPGRNIENFMKDVYKDRYGRDITEETVKRLYSIAVSIFAIGGMLGGFSGGMIANRFGRKGGLLLNNILGISGASLMGFTKISHCYEMLFFGRFIIGVNCGLNTSLVPMYISEIAPLNLRGGLGTVNQLAVTVGLLLSQVLGIEQILGTDDGWPILLGLAICPAILQLLLLPACPESPRYLLITRQWEEEARRALRRLRASNQVEEDIEEMRAEERAQQAEASISMRELLCSPTLRAPLLIGVVMQLSQQLSGINAVFYYSTSLFTSSGLTEEAAKFATMGIGAIMVGMTLVSLPLMDRTGRRTLHLYGLGGMFIFSIFITISFLIKEMIDWMSYLSVVSTLSFVVFFAVGPGSIPWLITAELFSQGPRPSAMAIAVLVNWMANFVVGIGFPSMKALLENYTFLPFSVFLAIFWIFTYKKVPETKNKTFEEILALFRNSNGSIRAIVGCGRRGPPASAPPAAPLPGPRQRLTMGSPRARAARRSHKGRSQLLVSWTEAQCSPCPYHHTTNVLNLCD, encoded by the exons CCTTCAACGACAGGTCAGCGTGATGAGCATGAACCTCTCGCAAAAGCTGGATGACCTGCAGCGAGGCGACCGCCAGCTGGAGACGACGGTGGCCCTCTGCGAGATCCGCACCCAGTTGCAGGAGCTCACCAAGAGCGTGGAGTCATGCCAGAGCGAGGTGTCCGAG GTGAAACGTGACATGGTTGCCATCAAGCAAGAACTGGACACCGTGCAACAGGTCAAGGAGGAAATCGAGGAGCTGCGCGAGTACGTTGACCGGCTGGAGGAACACTCGCAGAGGCGGAAGCTGCGGCTGCTGGAACAG GGTTTGACTTTCTTCCTCTCCTACGCCATCTTGGCCGCTGTGCTTGGCATGCTTCAGTTCGGATACAACACTGGCGTCATCAATGCTCCCGGCAGG aATATCGAAAACTTCATGAAAGACGTTTACAAAGATCGGTACGGGAGAGACATCACAGAGGAGACGGTCAAGCGGCTTTACTCCATCGCGGTCAGCATCTTCGCTATCGGCGGCATGCTAGGCGGATTCTCGGGCGGCATGATAGCGAACCGCTTCGGAAG GAAGGGCGGCCTGCTCCTCAACAACATCCTGGGCATCAGCGGCGCCAGTCTCATGGGCTTCACCAAGATCTCACACTGCTACGAGATGCTGTTCTTCGGGCGGTTCATCATCGGAGTCAACTGTG GACTAAACACTTCCCTTGTGCCAATGTACATATCCGAGATTGCTCCCCTGAACCTGCGAGGTGGCCTTGGCACCGTGAACCAGCTGGCTGTGACCGTCGGCCTGCTGCTGTCCCAGGTGCTGGGCATTGAGCAGATCCTTGGCACGGACGACGGCTGGCCTATCCTCCTTG GTCTGGCAATCTGCCCCGCTATCCTGCAACTGCTACTTCTGCCGGCGTGCCCCGAGTCACCGAGATACCTGCTCATCACCAGGCAGTGGGAAGAAGAAGCCCGTCGCGCCCTGAGGCGGTTGCGGGCTAGCAACCAG GTAGAAGAAGACATCGAAGAAATGAGAGCGGAAGAGCGGGCGCAACAGGCCGAGGCTTCTATCTCGATGCGGGAGCTGCTGTGTTCGCCAACTCTTCGGGCGCCCCTGCTCATTGGCGTGGTGATGCAGCTGTCGCAGCAGCTGAGCGGTATCAACGCG GTATTTTACTACTCAACATCGCTGTTCACGTCCTCGGGACTCACGGAAGAGGCGGCCAAGTTCGCCACCATGGGCATCGGCGCTATCATGGTCGGCATGACCCTTGTATCACTGCCACTTATGGATCGCACTGGACGAAG GACCCTTCACCTGTACGGGCTCGGCGGCATGTTCATCTTTTCAATCTTCAtcacaatttcatttttaataaag GAAATGATTGACTGGATGAGTTACCTGTCCGTGGTCTCCACGCTGAGTTTCGTGGTGTTCTTCGCCGTGGGCCCAGGTTCGATACCGTGGCTAATCACGGCGGAGCTGTTCTCGCAGGGGCCGCGGCCGAGCGCCATGGCCATCGCTGTGCTGGTCAATTGGATGGCCAACTTTGTCGTCGGCATCGGTTTCCCTAGCATGAAG gcGCTACTGGAAAACTATACATTCCTGCCTTTTAGTGTATTCCTTGcaattttttggatatttacgTATAAAAAAGTTCCTGAGACGAAAAATAAGACGTTCGAAGAAATTTTGGCCCTCTTTAGAAACTCCAACGGGAG TATCAGAGCAATCGTCGGGTGCGGGCGACGCGGGCCGCCCGCCTCCGCCCCTCCCGCCGCCCCGCTTCCCGGCCCCAGGCAACGTCTGACAATGGGATCcccccgcgcgcgcgccgctcgTCGCTCCCATAAAGGCCGCAGCCAACTTCTTGTTTCATGGACTGAGGCGCAATGCAGCCCGTGCCCCTATCACCACACAACAAATGTTCTAAATCTATGTGATTAG
- the LOC133517995 gene encoding glucose transporter type 1 isoform X3 — MRQSCHRLLEHQQAGEEEPPLYSPIDRISVVPDHVAREADSKLTRYATTEEDEATLRELLLSLQRQVSVMSMNLSQKLDDLQRGDRQLETTVALCEIRTQLQELTKSVESCQSEVSEVKRDMVAIKQELDTVQQVKEEIEELREYVDRLEEHSQRRKLRLLEQGLTFFLSYAILAAVLGMLQFGYNTGVINAPGRNIENFMKDVYKDRYGRDITEETVKRLYSIAVSIFAIGGMLGGFSGGMIANRFGRKGGLLLNNILGISGASLMGFTKISHCYEMLFFGRFIIGVNCGLNTSLVPMYISEIAPLNLRGGLGTVNQLAVTVGLLLSQVLGIEQILGTDDGWPILLGLAICPAILQLLLLPACPESPRYLLITRQWEEEARRALRRLRASNQVEEDIEEMRAEERAQQAEASISMRELLCSPTLRAPLLIGVVMQLSQQLSGINAVFYYSTSLFTSSGLTEEAAKFATMGIGAIMVGMTLVSLPLMDRTGRRTLHLYGLGGMFIFSIFITISFLIKEMIDWMSYLSVVSTLSFVVFFAVGPGSIPWLITAELFSQGPRPSAMAIAVLVNWMANFVVGIGFPSMKALLENYTFLPFSVFLAIFWIFTYKKVPETKNKTFEEILALFRNSNGRDSFRDSRLYGSMMNCVNALEQQLPPPPPAPVDEKHDSLSEQSSGAGDAGRPPPPLPPPRFPAPGNV, encoded by the exons CCTTCAACGACAGGTCAGCGTGATGAGCATGAACCTCTCGCAAAAGCTGGATGACCTGCAGCGAGGCGACCGCCAGCTGGAGACGACGGTGGCCCTCTGCGAGATCCGCACCCAGTTGCAGGAGCTCACCAAGAGCGTGGAGTCATGCCAGAGCGAGGTGTCCGAG GTGAAACGTGACATGGTTGCCATCAAGCAAGAACTGGACACCGTGCAACAGGTCAAGGAGGAAATCGAGGAGCTGCGCGAGTACGTTGACCGGCTGGAGGAACACTCGCAGAGGCGGAAGCTGCGGCTGCTGGAACAG GGTTTGACTTTCTTCCTCTCCTACGCCATCTTGGCCGCTGTGCTTGGCATGCTTCAGTTCGGATACAACACTGGCGTCATCAATGCTCCCGGCAGG aATATCGAAAACTTCATGAAAGACGTTTACAAAGATCGGTACGGGAGAGACATCACAGAGGAGACGGTCAAGCGGCTTTACTCCATCGCGGTCAGCATCTTCGCTATCGGCGGCATGCTAGGCGGATTCTCGGGCGGCATGATAGCGAACCGCTTCGGAAG GAAGGGCGGCCTGCTCCTCAACAACATCCTGGGCATCAGCGGCGCCAGTCTCATGGGCTTCACCAAGATCTCACACTGCTACGAGATGCTGTTCTTCGGGCGGTTCATCATCGGAGTCAACTGTG GACTAAACACTTCCCTTGTGCCAATGTACATATCCGAGATTGCTCCCCTGAACCTGCGAGGTGGCCTTGGCACCGTGAACCAGCTGGCTGTGACCGTCGGCCTGCTGCTGTCCCAGGTGCTGGGCATTGAGCAGATCCTTGGCACGGACGACGGCTGGCCTATCCTCCTTG GTCTGGCAATCTGCCCCGCTATCCTGCAACTGCTACTTCTGCCGGCGTGCCCCGAGTCACCGAGATACCTGCTCATCACCAGGCAGTGGGAAGAAGAAGCCCGTCGCGCCCTGAGGCGGTTGCGGGCTAGCAACCAG GTAGAAGAAGACATCGAAGAAATGAGAGCGGAAGAGCGGGCGCAACAGGCCGAGGCTTCTATCTCGATGCGGGAGCTGCTGTGTTCGCCAACTCTTCGGGCGCCCCTGCTCATTGGCGTGGTGATGCAGCTGTCGCAGCAGCTGAGCGGTATCAACGCG GTATTTTACTACTCAACATCGCTGTTCACGTCCTCGGGACTCACGGAAGAGGCGGCCAAGTTCGCCACCATGGGCATCGGCGCTATCATGGTCGGCATGACCCTTGTATCACTGCCACTTATGGATCGCACTGGACGAAG GACCCTTCACCTGTACGGGCTCGGCGGCATGTTCATCTTTTCAATCTTCAtcacaatttcatttttaataaag GAAATGATTGACTGGATGAGTTACCTGTCCGTGGTCTCCACGCTGAGTTTCGTGGTGTTCTTCGCCGTGGGCCCAGGTTCGATACCGTGGCTAATCACGGCGGAGCTGTTCTCGCAGGGGCCGCGGCCGAGCGCCATGGCCATCGCTGTGCTGGTCAATTGGATGGCCAACTTTGTCGTCGGCATCGGTTTCCCTAGCATGAAG gcGCTACTGGAAAACTATACATTCCTGCCTTTTAGTGTATTCCTTGcaattttttggatatttacgTATAAAAAAGTTCCTGAGACGAAAAATAAGACGTTCGAAGAAATTTTGGCCCTCTTTAGAAACTCCAACGGGAG GGACAGTTTCCGCGACAGCCGGCTGTATGGCAGCATGATGAACTGCGTCAACGCGCTGGAGCAGcagctgccgccgccgccgccggcgcccgTCGACGAGAAACATGACTCGC TATCAGAGCAATCGTCGGGTGCGGGCGACGCGGGCCGCCCGCCTCCGCCCCTCCCGCCGCCCCGCTTCCCGGCCCCAGGCAACGTCTGA
- the LOC133517995 gene encoding glucose transporter type 1 isoform X2 has protein sequence MRQSCHRLLEHQQAGEEEPPLYSPIDRISVVPDHVAREADSKLTRYATTEEDEATLRELLLSLQRQVSVMSMNLSQKLDDLQRGDRQLETTVALCEIRTQLQELTKSVESCQSEVSEVKRDMVAIKQELDTVQQVKEEIEELREYVDRLEEHSQRRKLRLLEQGLTFFLSYAILAAVLGMLQFGYNTGVINAPGRNIENFMKDVYKDRYGRDITEETVKRLYSIAVSIFAIGGMLGGFSGGMIANRFGRKGGLLLNNILGISGASLMGFTKISHCYEMLFFGRFIIGVNCGLNTSLVPMYISEIAPLNLRGGLGTVNQLAVTVGLLLSQVLGIEQILGTDDGWPILLGLAICPAILQLLLLPACPESPRYLLITRQWEEEARRALRRLRASNQVEEDIEEMRAEERAQQAEASISMRELLCSPTLRAPLLIGVVMQLSQQLSGINAVFYYSTSLFTSSGLTEEAAKFATMGIGAIMVGMTLVSLPLMDRTGRRTLHLYGLGGMFIFSIFITISFLIKEFFGYVQEMIDWMSYLSVVSTLSFVVFFAVGPGSIPWLITAELFSQGPRPSAMAIAVLVNWMANFVVGIGFPSMKALLENYTFLPFSVFLAIFWIFTYKKVPETKNKTFEEILALFRNSNGRDSFRDSRLYGSMMNCVNALEQQLPPPPPAPVDEKHDSLSEQSSGAGDAGRPPPPLPPPRFPAPGNV, from the exons CCTTCAACGACAGGTCAGCGTGATGAGCATGAACCTCTCGCAAAAGCTGGATGACCTGCAGCGAGGCGACCGCCAGCTGGAGACGACGGTGGCCCTCTGCGAGATCCGCACCCAGTTGCAGGAGCTCACCAAGAGCGTGGAGTCATGCCAGAGCGAGGTGTCCGAG GTGAAACGTGACATGGTTGCCATCAAGCAAGAACTGGACACCGTGCAACAGGTCAAGGAGGAAATCGAGGAGCTGCGCGAGTACGTTGACCGGCTGGAGGAACACTCGCAGAGGCGGAAGCTGCGGCTGCTGGAACAG GGTTTGACTTTCTTCCTCTCCTACGCCATCTTGGCCGCTGTGCTTGGCATGCTTCAGTTCGGATACAACACTGGCGTCATCAATGCTCCCGGCAGG aATATCGAAAACTTCATGAAAGACGTTTACAAAGATCGGTACGGGAGAGACATCACAGAGGAGACGGTCAAGCGGCTTTACTCCATCGCGGTCAGCATCTTCGCTATCGGCGGCATGCTAGGCGGATTCTCGGGCGGCATGATAGCGAACCGCTTCGGAAG GAAGGGCGGCCTGCTCCTCAACAACATCCTGGGCATCAGCGGCGCCAGTCTCATGGGCTTCACCAAGATCTCACACTGCTACGAGATGCTGTTCTTCGGGCGGTTCATCATCGGAGTCAACTGTG GACTAAACACTTCCCTTGTGCCAATGTACATATCCGAGATTGCTCCCCTGAACCTGCGAGGTGGCCTTGGCACCGTGAACCAGCTGGCTGTGACCGTCGGCCTGCTGCTGTCCCAGGTGCTGGGCATTGAGCAGATCCTTGGCACGGACGACGGCTGGCCTATCCTCCTTG GTCTGGCAATCTGCCCCGCTATCCTGCAACTGCTACTTCTGCCGGCGTGCCCCGAGTCACCGAGATACCTGCTCATCACCAGGCAGTGGGAAGAAGAAGCCCGTCGCGCCCTGAGGCGGTTGCGGGCTAGCAACCAG GTAGAAGAAGACATCGAAGAAATGAGAGCGGAAGAGCGGGCGCAACAGGCCGAGGCTTCTATCTCGATGCGGGAGCTGCTGTGTTCGCCAACTCTTCGGGCGCCCCTGCTCATTGGCGTGGTGATGCAGCTGTCGCAGCAGCTGAGCGGTATCAACGCG GTATTTTACTACTCAACATCGCTGTTCACGTCCTCGGGACTCACGGAAGAGGCGGCCAAGTTCGCCACCATGGGCATCGGCGCTATCATGGTCGGCATGACCCTTGTATCACTGCCACTTATGGATCGCACTGGACGAAG GACCCTTCACCTGTACGGGCTCGGCGGCATGTTCATCTTTTCAATCTTCAtcacaatttcatttttaataaag GAGTTCTTTGGTTATGTACAGGAAATGATTGACTGGATGAGTTACCTGTCCGTGGTCTCCACGCTGAGTTTCGTGGTGTTCTTCGCCGTGGGCCCAGGTTCGATACCGTGGCTAATCACGGCGGAGCTGTTCTCGCAGGGGCCGCGGCCGAGCGCCATGGCCATCGCTGTGCTGGTCAATTGGATGGCCAACTTTGTCGTCGGCATCGGTTTCCCTAGCATGAAG gcGCTACTGGAAAACTATACATTCCTGCCTTTTAGTGTATTCCTTGcaattttttggatatttacgTATAAAAAAGTTCCTGAGACGAAAAATAAGACGTTCGAAGAAATTTTGGCCCTCTTTAGAAACTCCAACGGGAG GGACAGTTTCCGCGACAGCCGGCTGTATGGCAGCATGATGAACTGCGTCAACGCGCTGGAGCAGcagctgccgccgccgccgccggcgcccgTCGACGAGAAACATGACTCGC TATCAGAGCAATCGTCGGGTGCGGGCGACGCGGGCCGCCCGCCTCCGCCCCTCCCGCCGCCCCGCTTCCCGGCCCCAGGCAACGTCTGA